The following are encoded in a window of Arthrobacter antioxidans genomic DNA:
- a CDS encoding PPK2 family polyphosphate kinase: MPNGTTTAAETRRLLLAGPDFSLGAVDPRSTPGFDGGKKQGAEALAAGADTLASLQEKLFAESRAGSEIAVLLILQGMDTSGKGGVVRHVVGQVHPQGVQHYAFKAPTEQEQRHSFLWRVRRQLPAPGMIGVFDRSHYEDVLIHRVRALSPAAEVEKRYGAISKFEDQVVGAGTRVLKVMLHISQDEQKARLADRLERKDKFWKYSPDDIEDRANWQQYQDAYQVAVERTSTPDTPWYVVPADRKWYARLAVQHLLTATLEDMQLSWPRASFDVAAEQERLHSS, encoded by the coding sequence ATGCCGAACGGAACCACCACCGCTGCCGAGACGCGGAGGCTCCTGCTCGCAGGGCCGGACTTCTCGCTCGGCGCCGTCGACCCCCGGTCCACACCCGGTTTCGACGGCGGGAAGAAGCAGGGCGCCGAGGCCCTCGCCGCCGGAGCGGACACGCTCGCGTCGCTGCAGGAGAAGCTCTTCGCCGAGAGTCGGGCCGGCAGCGAGATCGCCGTGCTGCTGATCCTGCAGGGGATGGACACCTCCGGCAAGGGCGGGGTCGTCCGTCACGTGGTGGGGCAGGTGCACCCGCAGGGGGTGCAGCACTACGCATTCAAGGCCCCGACGGAGCAGGAACAGCGGCACAGCTTCCTTTGGCGCGTGCGTCGCCAACTGCCGGCGCCGGGCATGATCGGGGTCTTCGACCGGTCGCACTACGAGGACGTCCTGATCCACCGCGTACGCGCCCTGTCGCCGGCGGCCGAGGTGGAGAAGCGGTACGGGGCCATCTCGAAGTTCGAGGACCAGGTGGTCGGTGCGGGCACCCGCGTGCTCAAGGTGATGCTGCACATCAGCCAGGACGAGCAGAAGGCACGGCTCGCCGACCGCCTCGAGCGCAAGGACAAGTTCTGGAAGTACAGCCCCGACGACATCGAGGACCGCGCCAACTGGCAGCAGTACCAGGACGCCTACCAGGTGGCCGTCGAGAGGACAAGCACCCCGGATACCCCCTGGTACGTCGTCCCCGCCGACCGCAAGTGGTATGCCAGGCTCGCCGTGCAGCACCTGCTCACCGCGACGCTGGAGGACATGCAG